A genomic region of Candidatus Zixiibacteriota bacterium contains the following coding sequences:
- a CDS encoding prohibitin family protein, which translates to MLFIIAFLVSAIALVVWMRASRSAARNIDIARTTRAVALAVAIVFAVIALVQCFTQIPAGHVGVIDFFGIVSSRTLPSGINLVNPMARVIKFSIQTKELKETMQVLSREGLTIGLEISALYRLNPDSAASVYKSVAGGDFENVLLVPQFRSISRAVTAGFQASALYSTEREKLASTVQEELAKTMALRGVYIETTPLRNVQLPTQLTEAIEQKQRADQESQRMEFILTKEKQEADRKRIEAQGIADFQTIVSSGISDQLLRWKGVEATEKLANSPNTKVIIVGAGKDGLPVILDTK; encoded by the coding sequence ATGCTGTTCATTATCGCTTTTCTCGTATCGGCAATCGCCTTGGTTGTCTGGATGCGGGCTTCCCGTTCCGCCGCGCGTAATATTGACATCGCAAGAACAACCCGCGCGGTGGCGCTCGCGGTCGCGATTGTCTTCGCTGTGATCGCCCTGGTCCAGTGTTTCACGCAGATTCCGGCCGGCCACGTAGGGGTGATTGACTTCTTCGGTATCGTTTCGTCCCGCACGCTGCCGTCCGGAATAAACCTGGTCAACCCGATGGCGCGCGTGATCAAGTTCTCCATCCAGACCAAGGAGCTGAAAGAGACGATGCAGGTGCTCTCGCGTGAGGGGTTGACTATTGGACTGGAAATCAGCGCGCTGTACCGCCTTAATCCGGATTCGGCGGCGTCAGTGTACAAATCGGTGGCCGGCGGTGACTTCGAAAATGTCCTCCTCGTGCCGCAGTTCCGGTCGATCAGCCGTGCTGTCACCGCCGGATTCCAGGCGAGCGCCCTCTATTCGACCGAACGCGAGAAACTTGCATCAACGGTTCAGGAAGAACTGGCCAAGACGATGGCGCTTCGGGGTGTGTATATAGAAACGACGCCTCTGCGAAACGTCCAGCTTCCGACCCAGTTGACCGAGGCGATCGAGCAAAAACAGCGCGCCGATCAGGAAAGTCAGCGAATGGAGTTCATCCTGACCAAGGAGAAACAGGAGGCCGACCGGAAACGGATCGAGGCGCAGGGTATCGCCGATTTCCAGACCATCGTGTCATCGGGTATCAGCGACCAACTCCTGCGCTGGAAAGGGGTAGAGGCGACCGAGAAGCTGGCCAATTCACCCAACACAAAGGTGATCATTGTAGGCGCCGGCAAGGACGGTCTGCCGGTGATTCTGGACACGAAATAG